Proteins encoded in a region of the Neodiprion virginianus isolate iyNeoVirg1 chromosome 2, iyNeoVirg1.1, whole genome shotgun sequence genome:
- the LOC124297536 gene encoding protein yellow-like translates to MRMLPAIAFFGVLVSLSSAADQLEVIAQWPLMDFALPYDRGFLDNFRPENVVPTGIEIAWHRIFIATPRLRAGIPATLSFIPRDIPPGSSPQLQAYPSWDWHTAGRGDVNCSGLTSVYRIRADKCNRLWVVDSGVMTSIDDFTSVCPPKIVVFDLQTDQVIRTFQFPREVLRLNSLLTNLVIDDNAATTCDDVFVYMPDTTAPGIVVYDAATDRSWRVSHASMYPDPDHTMYQIGGDTFELLDGIVGMAFSPRQGTVYFQPLATDRLFSVPTSALQAGAPAFGEQLPVTLVGRKSSQGMGLGLDPRDDTILFSPLTETAIAAWQPHSNKQRILAYSPELLQFVAEVRWVDRDGGNIWALSSRFQKFFKKEVDPRDINVRIMRIRSEEESPLVAFPAGGYRQINPVFGHNVYNNTLGF, encoded by the exons ATGAG GATGCTTCCGGCCATCGCCTTCTTCGGCGTCCTGGTGTCGCTGAGCTCGGCGGCTGATCAACTGGAAGTGATAGCGCAGTGGCCTCTTATGGACTTCGCGCTGCCGTACGACCGAGGTTTCCTGGATAACTTCCGTCCCGAGAACGTGGTGCCAACGGGGATCGAGATCGCCTGGCACCGCATATTCATCGCCACCCCGAGACTACGAGCAGGAATTCCGGCGACCCTGAGTTTCATCCCACGGGACATCCCACCAGGCAGCAGTCCTCAGCTTCAG GCTTATCCTTCCTGGGACTGGCACACCGCTGGACGCGGCGATGTCAACTGCTCCGGGTTGACCTCGGTCTACAGGATTCGAGCTGACAAGTGCAACAGGCTTTGGGTCGTCGACAGTGGGGTGATGACCTCCATCGATGACTTCACCTCCGTCTGTCCCCCGAAAATTGTGGTCTTTGATCTGCAGACCGATCAGGTTATTCGGACCTTCCAGTTTCCTCGTGAG GTACTGAGGCTAAATTCACTCCTTACTAATCTTGTGATAGACGACAACGCGGCAACGACTTGCGATGACGTCTTTGTCTACATGCCCGATACCACAGCCCCGG GAATTGTCGTTTACGACGCAGCTACGGACAGGAGTTGGAGAGTGTCGCACGCCTCCATGTATCCGGATCCCGATCACACCATGTATCAG ATCGGCGGGGATACATTCGAGCTCTTGGACGGAATCGTCGGTATGGCTTTCTCGCCGCGACAGGGGACCGTCTACTTCCAGCCATTGGCAACGGATCGTCTCTTCAGCGTGCCGACTTCCGCTCTGCAGGCTGGAGCTCCAGCATTCGGTGAACAACTACCGGTTACATTGGTTGGTAGGAAATCGAGTCAGGGTATGGGATTGGGTCTTGACCCTAGAGACGACACGATTCTCTTCTCACCGCTGACCGAAACCGCAATCGCCGCTTGGCAACCGCACTCGAATAAACAACG AATACTGGCGTACAGTCCTGAGCTGCTTCAGTTCGTTGCGGAAGTGAGATGGGTGGACCGTGACGGAGGTAACATTTGGGCGCTTTCATCGCGTTTCCAAAAGTTCTTCAAGAAGGAAGTTGACCCGCGAGATATCAACGTACGCATAATGAGAATCCGCAGCGAAGAGGAATCGCCGCTCGTTGCCTTTCCGGCCGGTGGATACAGGCAGATAAATCCCGTCTTTGGACACAACGTTTACAACAATACACTCGGCTTCTAA
- the LOC124297540 gene encoding major royal jelly protein 1, whose amino-acid sequence MLRLLAVAFALAAVTTAYDCNRGVEVKSVQWTGGSFEWPCSTTKSIFKNSGRYNTKHVIATRAQIYRDDAFLVLPRYKSGVPVTVAKVSLRSKGCSATLTAFPCWSMQEEGTCSAFQNAVDLFLDPQDILWVLDTGVVMTLEEPVYRCPPKVVAINVKTGKIVKTIDLSGLACSSSRLQYLVVDYSSDGRITLYVSDAAMRAILVYDVTAGRGYRVVLPAAVTSGAARRDVLYLALVRRSDGSSCLVFTYLSSSRMFTIRTEYLRKGSASGKVHDLGPKPATLVILGTDGGAALFFRYEGRSEVYRWDTAHCFKQENFQLVYQGSSCLLATQVVVDYKRGRMRVLESNFPDFIQGTVGCGANQALTIMQACS is encoded by the exons ATGCTGCGATTATTAGCGGTGGCGTTCGCCCTCGCCGCCGTAACAACGGCCTACGATTGCAACCGCGGGGTGGAAGTGAAGAGCGTCCAGTGGACCGGCGGCTCCTTCGAATGGCCTTGTTCGACGACCAAGAGCATCTTCAAGAACAGCGGCCGCTACAACACAAAGCACGTGATCGCGACCCGAGCCCAAATCTACAGGGACGATGCCTTCCTGGTACTGCCAAG GTACAAGTCCGGCGTTCCGGTGACCGTGGCCAAGGTCTCACTGAGGAGCAAAGGCTGCTCCGCAACCCTCACCGCCTTCCCGTGCTGGTCGATGCAGGAAGAGGGAACCTGCAGCGCCTTCCAGAACGCGGTGGACCTCTTCCTCGACCCCCAGGACATCTTATGGGTCCTCGACACAGGCGTGGTTATGACCCTCGAGGAGCCGGTGTACAGATGCCCGCCCAAGGTCGTGGCCATTAACGTGAAAACCGGCAAG ATCGTCAAGACCATAGACCTCAGCGGCCTTGCCTGCTCCTCTTCTCGTCTGCAATACCTCGTCGTCGATTACTCATCCGACGGACGGATAACCCTCTACGTTTCGGACGCGGCGATGCGGGCCATCCTCGTTTACGACGTGACGGCTGGCAGAGGCTACCGCGTCGTGCTTCCTGCGGCCGTTACGTCGGGGGCGGCGCGTCGCGACGTCTTGTACCTGGCGCTCGTCCGTCGGTCCGACGGTAGCAGCTGCCTCGTGTTCACCTACCTGAGCAGCTCGAGGATGTTCACGATAAGGACGGAGTACCTGCGGAAGGGATCGGCGTCCGGAAAGGTCCACGACCTCGGACCGAAGCCCGCCACCCTCGTGATCCTCGGTACCGACGGCGGCGCGGCCCTCTTCTTCAGGTACGAAGGCCGCTCCGAGGTCTACAGATGGGACACAGCGCACTGCTTCAAGCAGGAGAACTTCCAGCTTGTTTACCAGGGCTCGAGCTGCCTTCTCGCCACCCAGGTGGTCGTCGACTACAAACGCGGCCGCATGCGCGTCCTTGAGTCAAACTTCCCCGACTTCATCCAGGGCACCGTTGGCTGCGGCGCCAATCAAGCTCTCACCATAATGCAAGCCTGCAGTTGA
- the LOC124297537 gene encoding major royal jelly protein 1-like: MYFGRFSSTYYSIQYRMNRFLLGALCAFVISVGCASASMSCDKQLLPDLTYSLSGQNLAWPCASTRTIYETNGRYVPKNIIATRIQIYKDEVFVAQPRFKVGVPFTLGVVSLKNKGCAATITPFPCWSMQEEGNCGAIQSAVDVFLDAQDILWVLDAGIVYTLESQPVRRCAPKVLGINVKTGKVVKVVDLSTLVSAASRLQYLAVDLAEDGCIFLYISDAATRAIIVFDVLANRGFRVVLPKAVTLGCARRDVLYLALARKSCGATVLYFTYLSSSRMFSIKTVHLRKGSTNGAVVDVGVKNAKIVLLGTDGGAALFFRNKGESDIYMWNTDTCFKSDNFLLVQKGGECRLATGVVPGYKRLMWVIESNFQDFIQNTIGCAGASVVIHPLVKSCDD; the protein is encoded by the exons ATGTACTTCGGTCGTTTCAGCTCCACATATTATTCG ATCCAATACAGGATGAACCGATTCCTCCTGGGCGCGCTCTGCGCGTTCGTCATCTCCGTCGGCTGCGCCTCCGCCTCGATGTCCTGCGACAAGCAGCTGCTCCCTGACCTGACCTACAGCCTGTCAGGTCAGAACCTGGCCTGGCCCTGCGCCAGCACGAGGACCATCTACGAGACGAACGGCCGCTACGTGCCAAAGAACATCATCGCCACCCGGATTCAGATTTACAAGGACGAGGTCTTCGTCGCTCAGCCACGGTTCAAGGTCGGCGTTCCGTTCACTCTCGGCGTCGTCTCGCTGAAGAACAAGGGCTGCGCAGCTACGATCACGCCATTCCCGTGCTGGTCGATGCAGGAGGAGGGCAACTGCGGTGCGATCCAGAGCGCCGTCGACGTCTTCCTGGACGCCCAGGACATCCTCTGGGTTCTGGACGCCGGAATCGTCTACACCCTCGAGTCCCAGCCGGTGCGAAGGTGCGCGCCGAAGGTCCTCGGCATCAACGTCAAGACCGGAAAGGTCGTCAAGGTAGTCGACCTCAGCACTCTCGTCTCCGCGGCCTCCAGGCTTCAGTACCTCGCCGTCGACCTCGCCGAGGACGGGTGCATTTTCCTCTACATATCCGACGCCGCCACTCGCGCCATCATCGTCTTCGACGTCCTCGCGAATCGCGGATTCCGCGTCGTTTTACCCAAGGCTGTCACCCTCGGATGCGCGAGACGCGATGTGCTCTACCTCGCCCTTGCAAGAAAGTCCTGCGGCGCCACTGTTCTCTACTTCACTTACCTGAGCTCCAGTAGAATGTTCAGCATCAAGACTGTTCATCTTCGCAAGGGATCCACCAACGGTGCCGTGGTTGACGTCGGCGTCAAGAACGCGAAGATTGTTCTTCTTGGTACCGACGGAGGCGCGGCGCTCTTCTTCAGGAACAAGG GCGAGTCGGATATCTACATGTGGAACACGGACACCTGCTTCAAGAGCGACAATTTCCTCCTGGTACAAAAGGGCGGCGAATGTCGCCTTGCCACCGGCGTCGTTCCCGGATACAAGAGGCTGATGTGGGTCATCGAGAGCAACTTCCAGGACTTCATTCAAAACACGATAGGCTGCGCCGGTGCATCCGTGGTCATTCATCCCCTGGTTAAGTCGTGCGATGACTAA
- the LOC124297539 gene encoding protein yellow-like, with amino-acid sequence MPILSNLILTTILLPIFDPCSVILEALAWNFSTVGLPHNVPIWRFTVWRNKAYFAVPRWDKATKVQFTLLEATWPEFGNPLQLAAVTADLLPFPDSKSQQEGDCQDLQSVTGLDSDVRGRLWILDAPTRSHRCSAKIVVFDLRRNEKVTETKLQNIPSRDLKCLVVDPVVGQRGFQAYVSDPGDQSIIVYSLAQRTWWRLKLSSQSDIPKIFSTDLAISRKSPIMYLTGYGSDDLFSMDLDSIRNGGVPPSGLMKNESLSGISVKWIGSKMGPSSGLIGDLRGGLHYFLMTEIASVRWDSRQKLEAEGHRIQLQSETIPSITDYALDSQKNVWAVVNERHPLRDPKDSKDSVDWKNRKSIKKRTIKVYKYKPFVL; translated from the exons ATGCCAATTCTAAGTAATTTAATCTTGACAACGATTCTTCTTCCAATCTTCGATCCATGCTCTGTGATCCTAGAAGCCTTGGCCtggaatttttcaaccgtCGGACTTCCTCACAACGTTCCGATATGGAGGTTCACCGTATGGAGGAACAAGGCTTACTTCGCGGTACCCAG GTGGGACAAAGCGACCAAGGTGCAATTCACGCTGCTCGAAGCTACCTGGCCGGAGTTTGGAAATCCATTGCAACTAGCAGCGGTGACTGCTGACTTGCTTCCGTTTCCGGATTCGAAATCCCAACAGGAAGGCGATTGCCAGGATCTACAGTCTGTAACCGGATTAGACTCTGACGTCAGAGGAAGGCTTTGGATCCTAGATGCACCCACACGCAGCCATCGGTGTTCCGCGAAGATTGTCGTTTTTGATTTACGTAGAAACGAAAAG GTAACCGAAACAAAACTGCAGAACATTCCGTCTCGGGATTTGAAGTGCCTCGTTGTGGACCCAGTCGTTGGTCAACGTGGGTTTCAAGCCTACGTCAGTGACCCCGGAGACCAAAGCATAATCGTTTACAGTCTCG CCCAGAGGACCTGGTGGAGATTGAAACTGTCGAGTCAATCTGACATCCCTAAAATATTCAGCACTGACTTGGCGATTTCCCGAAAGAGTCCCATAATGTATTTGACCGGATATGGGTCAGACGATTTGTTCAGCATGGACCTGGACAGCATTCGCAACGGAGGAGTGCCCCCATCTGGTCTGATGAAAAAC GAATCGCTGAGCGGAATTTCCGTCAAGTGGATCGGATCGAAGATGGGTCCGTCGTCCGGACTGATCGGCGACCTTCGAGGTGGTCTGCACTACTTCCTGATGACGGAAATCGCAAGCGTGAGATGGGATTCTAGGCAAAAGTTAGAG GCGGAGGGACACAGGATCCAGCTTCAGTCTGAAACCATCCCGAGCATAACCGACTACGCCCTGGATTCCCAGAAGAACGTCTGGGCTGTTGTCAACGAAAGACATCCCCTCCGAGACCCGAAGGACTCGAAGGATTCCGTAGACTGGAAAAATCGCAAATCGATTAAAAAACGTACGATAAAAGTTTACAAATATAAACCGTTCGTTTTGTAA